In Oncorhynchus tshawytscha isolate Ot180627B unplaced genomic scaffold, Otsh_v2.0 Un_contig_3637_pilon_pilon, whole genome shotgun sequence, the sequence TGGGTGAAAAACCCTTTACAAGCACTCGGATCACCTGAGAACCGTTGGGGAGGTGGAAGACGAGGTTCAGCCAGGGGGTTAACTGCCACGGGTATGTGAATCTGAGGCACTGGGGCGGGAGCTGTTGCCGGGGTAAGTCGATCAGATATCTGCTTTATGGAAGTCAGCATCTCCGACAGAAGATGAGAATGTCTAGCCATTAAGGCCTCTTGCTGAACCAGAGTGGCTTCGTGGCGTTGGACAGTCTCCTCGTGGTGGGACAGCATGGCAACAAGGTCCTGGGAACTGGCTGCCTCTGGGTTCATTTCtggctctgtgtttctgtcaggaCCCGGTAATGAACCCAGGTCTCCggagtgagaaacagtcacttaaccAACTGAACCACgaatagtcggcagaacccagaagataaggcagacacagcagtacttgatTGATCAAAAGGAATTCCACGAGaacaaaggtaatcctccaagacaaaaaggtaaatccacagGGTGGTAGGTATAGCATGAAAAAACCTCAAAGGATACTCAAAAATGtataaacaagaacaaaaacagaattccacaAGAGAGTCCAACGGGAGCAACAAAAGTTCACAGCATACtagggctgggtgctaacatacaaacacagagcaaagaaatGAGAAACACTAAGGGTTTAAAAACAATCAGGAGAaatgaggcacaggtgcaaataataactggaaacaagggaaaacaaaagggtcaaaaaagcacaatgggggcatctagtgaccaaagaccggaacaaccctggccaaatcctgacaatcaggacagcagagatgagtaacacaagtaACTCAAATATTTCAATAACATGTCTTAATACCGAGCAATAACGGACCGAACAGAGAgaaaacaatcacacacaaaaacaaatggggaaaagagggttaaataatgaacatgtaattggggaaatGAAACCAgctgtgtaaaacaaagacaaaacaaatggaaaatgaaagtggatcggcgatggctagaaggccggtgacgtcgaccaccgaacgccgcccgaacaaggagagggaccgacctcggcggaagtcgtgacaaactCGTTTGTTgcacagtttgttttggttgtgttttgggttatttttgttcattaaaataattgtGATTCATGACTGGAGTAATTTTCTGTCTGAGTAGACAACATCTTTCTAAGCACTACTAAACTAATCCTGATGATGCCATGATTAATACAAATCATGACtgaatcatgaataataatgAGTGTGAAAGTTACAGATggtacaacaaaacatactaacctctcaccattaccaataacagaggctacaacaaaacatgctaacctctcaccattaccaataacagagactacaacaaaacatgctaacctctcaccaataccaataacagaggctacaacaaaacatgctaacctctcaccattaccaataacagaggctacaacaaaacatgctaacctctcaccattaccaataacagaggctacaacaaaacatgctaacctctcaacattaccaataacagaggctacaacaaaacatgctaacctctcaacattaccaataacagaggctacaacaaaacatgctaacctctcaccattaccaataacagaggctacaacaaaacatgctaacctctcaccattaccatgATGTTTgtacctctgtaactttctcattcatcatcATTCATGATTATTCatagtagcatccacatgaatgtagaagtgttcagaaacatcttctattcttaCTGACAATACAAgtgaagtgactccaaaatgacaggaCATAATTCACCATTTAGTTTCTATTAGGAAAAatataatctaaaacacaaccaaATTTAAACTATAAACctcactgtccaaacacatatggtgtggactatgtgtgtctggtaaacacatgtggatctggtgaacagttatcacttgcccaactacaggaatactgacctcagagtctccagtttacagtggggattccccagtccagcagagagcagcttcactcctgaatccttcaggtcattgttactcagatccatctctctcaggtgtgaggggtttgatctcagagctgagaccagagaagcacagccttcctctgtgactccacAGCCTGACAACCTGCAAAGAGATCATCATCAAACACACTGTTAATTTAACGATTAGTGTAGAGGACAATGGTAGATGCATTTGGTTTATTCTCTCAAACAACATATAGATTCATCTTCCGTCTCCTAGAATTGTATGGTCATAATGTTACACTAATGTGAAAATCAATGCATTTATTCAATATGTTTTtcaatatattatatacatattatattacaTATTTTACTCTAAACTGAATATTTCTTCCTGATGATTAGTTCTTATATGTCATTTTATTTACTCACAGAACAGCTCTGGAGGCTTTGACCACTGGCAGCAGCCTCAGAagaccttcctctgatctggagtatttcttcaggTCAAACACATCCAGCTCCTTTTCTGAAGTCAGCAACACAAAGACCAGAGCTGACCACTGTCCAGGTGACAGTTTGTCTTCTGAGTGACTTCCTGACCTCAGGTAGCTTTGGATCTCCTCCACTAGAGAATggtcattcagttcattcagacagtggaacagattgATGCTCCTCTCTGGAGAGGGATTCTCCCTGATCTTCTTCTTGATGTACTTGACTGTTTCTTCATGGGTCTTTGAGCTGCTTCTTGTCTTTGTCAGTAGACCTCGTAAGTGCttctgattggactccagtgagaggcccagaaggaagcggaggaaaaGGTCCAGGTTTCCCGTCTCACTTTGTAAGGCTTTATCCACAGCACTCTTGTAGAAAGTAACTTCAGACTCGTCTTTTGTTTGCAGTTTGTCCATTAAATTCTCATTGTTGTTGATGAATGAGAGGAACACATATACAGCAGCCAGAAACTCCTGAATGCTCAGATGAACAAAGCAGTACACCTTGTCCTGGTACAGCCCACATTCCTCTTTAAAGAGCTGTGTGCACAATCCTGAGTACACTGAGGCTTCATTGACATCAATGCCAGACTCTTTCAGGTCTTCTTCATAGAAAATCAGATTGCCATTCACAAGCTGTTGAAAAGCCAGTTTTCCCAGTGACAGAATGCTCTCTTTATTCCAGTGTGGACCTGTCTCTTCTTTCCCAAGATACTTTTCATTCTTCTGTTTGGTATGAAACACCACAAGGTGTGTGTACATCTCAGTCAGAGTCTTGGGCATCTCTTCTCTCTGATGTTTCAGCATGTGTTCAAGGACTGTTGCAGAAATCCAACAGAAGACTGGAATGTGGCACATGATGTGGAGGCTCCTTGATGTCTTTATGTGTGAGATGATTCTGCTGGCCAGgtcctcatcactgaatctcttccTGAAGTACTCCTCCTTCTGTGGGTCATTGAACCCTCGTACCTCTGTCACCTGGTCAACACATTCTGAAGGGATCTTATTGGCTGCTGCAGGTCGGGTAGTTATCCAGatgagagcagagggaagcagatttCCCTTGATGAGATTTGTCAGCAGAACATCCACTGAGGTTGACTCTGTGACGTCACAACAGATCTTGTTCTTCTGGAAGTCTAGGGGCAGTCGGCACTCATCCAGACcatcaaagatgaacagaacTTTGTACTTGTCGTAGTTGGAGATTCTTGATTGTTTGGTTTCCATTGAGAAGTGATTAAAAAGATTAACGAAAGTGTGTTTTTCCCCTTTCATCAAATTCAGCTCCCGAAAAGGGAATGAAAATACAAATTGGACATCCTGATTTGCTTTTCCTTCAGCCCAGTCCAGAATGAACTTCTGCACAGAGACTGTTTTTCCAATGCCAGCGACTCcctttgtcagcacagttctgataGGTTTGTCTTGTCCAGTTACGGGTTTGAAGATGTCGTTACATTTGATTGGAGTCTCTGGTCTTGCTTGTTTCCTGCTtgttgtctcaatctgtctcagctcatgttcattattgacctctcctgttccaccctctgtgatgtagagctctgtgtagatCTTATTGAGAAGTATTGGGTTTCCTTGTTTAGCGATCCCCTCAAATACACACTGAAACTTCTTCTTTAGATTAGATTTGAGTACACGTTGGCAAATCACAGCAGGATCATCTGAATCTAGAAATAACAGAGGATATTAATATTATGTCTGTTTTAATGTCTACATTATTGtaggaccctctctctctctctctctctaaattaaaCACATCAAATGAGGCAGACAGATCTTACAGTTCTCCAGTGTTTCAGAAAGCTCCATCTGGTTCATTTTCCTCAGGACGTGCAGTGTGATCTTCAGAGCCCCCTCTCTGGCACTGATCTCCTGCTGCTCATCTTCAGCGTCCACCACTTCCTTATCCTGCTTCTGACTCTCAAAGCCTTCTGGGAGTTCTGGACTAAGAATCCTCTTGTACATCTTCAGCTCGTTCTTCACAAATGTCATTATTTTCTCTTCAagcaactgaaataaataaagtaaatacgTTAAGCAAGAGAAGAAATGCTTTCTCATTAACATTAATGAATGATTGACAGATCAACTTTACttgaggtaaacaaaaacaaatgtacataacAGGACCACATACACTGAATATGGAGGCCAGGTCTGTTTGATGACTCTGGGAAGACTGACCACTGAGAATCTCTGACTCTGATCTCTCCTGTTGGTTTCTGTGGACAAAACATGAGATTACATCTCCTCTCCCAgggagttcacacacacacacacacacacacgcacacaagcacacgcacacagggagggaatgttgtgtttgtttaatattgttttaggactatgaaaatggacaaaatgaTTAGCCTATGGATTATGGATTATGAAAACATCAACAATAAATGGGAAAATGGGAGATGTTATGTTTTGTTGctaaatgaggagatggcacgtgagtacctgcttctataaaccaatgaggagatggcacgtgggtacctgcttctataaaccaatgaggagatgcagCGCGCctcaaatagaactgacttctagacgctcgttggcgcgcgcgagcagGGTGTCATTTTTAATAACGAAATTCATTTAGCGACGCGAGCCTTGTAGGCAGCCCCGCCAAAAGGCTGGTGTCGTTACTCTGCCTTCTCCGTGGGCATGTTGAGGTAAATTTACTAACCGGGAGGGTTGAATTATGTAATTTATTGGAGGGCTGGAAGACGCACTCCTTTAAGTCTTTTCTATTTCGAGGTTGTTTACTCGCAATATCAGATATTAAGATGATTTTTTATAATGAATGTATACTGAGGTTGAGATTCTGACTAGTGATTATTTACCCGGGGTTCAATACCTGCTATTGAGGTGCCCTGAAAATAATATTCAAAAGTTCGGTCCTTGGACACAGAGGgtttaaacactaaagttaccgtccatctagtgaagagaggagaaccGGACAGAGGTAGCCAGCATCCgtcaacgagagagggagaagcctCACCGGGATTTAACAGGTGGAAGAAACAACCGGGGAGCTCCATCGGTCCACAAGAAATGCAGACAGCCGGTGATGATGTAGTGGTAGCTAtggtaactaggatgctgctggtagagtagctatggtaactaggatgctgctggtagagtagctatggtaactaggatgctgctggtagagtagctagctagcttaccgagctgtaccgactagctaggataactaggatgctgctggtagagtagctagctagcttaccgaGCTGTACCGAATAGCTTGGCTAGTTAGCCGGTCgtttgtttaatttttttttaaaaataataataataattattattattttttttataaatgtattttacaaAAATCAACTCACATTGCTACAATATCAAGGAGAAAGTCGATATTCCTCTCATGCCAGCTGGGAACAATGACTTATTCCTTACAGTTATGTCTGAATTATTCCACAAAAGAGTTTATGAGGGGAAAAACTGTGCAGGAAACATATTCAACCAGTTTATCTTGAAACTGTTATTTATGTCAACAAAGTCCAACACTTCTAGACCGCCTTCAGCTCTTTCGTTAGAAAGGAGATATTTTTTTAGTTTGTGAGACTTATTTTTCCAGATCAAGATCAAGAAAGGTCTTATTGATCTCTTTACAAGTAGCTGGATTTACACATAACGATAATGAGGGGTACACAAAACgagacagtccctctgccttggacGGAAGTACTCTCCCAAGTATAGAAAGGTCTCTTTGTAGccaattattaaatatatttttagttcTCTTAATTTTAGTAGAGAAATTCTGTTGTCTGACTAAGTGGTTTTTTGACAGATGAAttcctaaatatttaacacaGTCCTTTGCAGGAATATTTTCAATTACTTCATCATCAGAGTCAAATAAACATAAGATTTCACATTTAGAAACATTCAGTTTTAATCCTGATGCAATAAAACATGCAGTTATAGCattaattatcattattattatctttGTCTCTTAAGAAAAGATTAGTATCATCGGCCAGTTGGGAGATTTTGATTTCTTTGTTAAAAAAAGCCATGCAGATTTGCATCATTCAGAATATCTAGAGATAGAAGTTCCACaaccaaaatgaataaaaatggcACAATTGGGCATCCCTGTCGTACACTTCTGTTGATACTAAATCTTTTGGAAGTATTAAGGTTTAGTAGCACAGAACTATTtatatgtgcaggggtaccaggtagttgaggtaataatgaggctataaggagaaccagtactgagtcaatgtgcagggtaccaggtagttgaggtaataatgagactataaggagtaccagtactgagtcaatgtgcagggtaccaggtagttgaggtaagaatgagactataaggagaaccagtactgagtcaatgtgcagggtaccaggtagttgaggtaataatgagactataaggagaaccagtactgagtcaatgtgcagggtaccaggtagttgaggtaataatgagactataaggagtaccagtactgagtcaatgtgcagggtaccaggtagttgaggtaataatgagactataaggagaaccagtactgagtcaatgtgcagggtaccaggtagttgacgtaataatgagactataaggagtaccagtactgagtcaatgtgcagggtaccaggtagttgaggtaataatgagactattaggagtaccagtactgagtcaatgtgcagggtaccaggtagttgaggtaataatgagactattaggagtaccagtactgagtcaatgtgcagggtaccaggtagttgaggtaataatgagactataaggagtaccagtactgagtcaatgtgcaggataccaggtagttgaggtaataatgagactattaggagtaccagtactgagtcaatgtgcagggtaccaggtagttgaggtaataatgagactataaggagtactagtactgagtcaatgtgcagggtaccaggtagttgagttaataatgagactataaggagtaccagtactgagtcaatgtgcagggtaccaggtagttgaggtaataatgagactataaggagcaccagtactgagtcaatgtgcagggtaccaggtagttgaggtaataatgagactataaggagcaccagtactgagtcaatgtgcagggtaccaggtagttgaggtaataatgagactattaggagtaccagtactgagtcaatgtgcagggtaccaggtagttgaggtaataatgagactataaggagtactagtactgagtcaatgtgcagggtaccaggtagttgaggtaataatgagactataaggagcaccagtactgagtcaatgtgcagggtaccaggtagttgaggtaataatgagactataaggagcaccagtactgagtcaatgtgcagggtaccaggtagttgaggtaataatgagactattaggagtaccagtactgagtcaatgtgcagggtaccaggtagttgaggtaataatgagactataaggagaaccagtactgagtcaatgtgcagggtaccaggtagttgaggtaataatcaggctataaggagtaccagtactgagtcaatgtccaggggtaccaggtagttgacgTAATATGCACATGCAGGTAAGTATAAAAGTGACTAGACAATCAGGATAGAGATTACATCTCCTCATCcggggagtacacacacacacgcacgaacacacacacaaacacacacacacacacagacggaatgtggtgtttgtttaatgttgttttaggactatgaaaatggacaaaatgaTTAGCCTACAGATTatgaaaacaacaaaaataaatgggaaaatgggagaggagaaatgactagagacagtgttgtttaactcactgaccaggacccatgagtTCTTCTTACCTTTGTTCAGTAGAAAAGTCTCCCTCTCTAAAGGATATAGGTTGACCCATAGACtggtcactcttcatggacacacagctgggaacaggggaggctggtctctcctgcttgattggtcttcaacacaacagagacataCATTACATCTCTCATCTACTCAAGATCCTTCCGAGTGTGGGGggccagcagagggaacacccccccatccacatcgatggaacagtagtggagagggtagcaagttttaagttcctcgtcatacacatcacagacaaactgaattggtccactcacacagacagcatcgtgaggaaggcgcagcagcgcctcttcaacctcaggaggctgaagaaattcggcttgtcaccaaaagcactcacaaacttctacagatgcacaatcgagagcatcctggcgggctgtatcaccgcctggtatggcaactgcaccgccctcaaccttaaggctctccagagggtagtgaggtctgcacaacgcatcaccgggggcaaactacctgccctccaggacacctacaccacccgatgctacaggaaggccataaagatcatcaaggacatcaaccacccgagccactgcctgttcaccccgctgtcatccagaaggcgaggtcagtacaggtgcatcaaagctgggaccgagagactgaaaaacagcttctatctcaaggccatcagactgttaaacagccaccactaacattgagtggctactgccaacacactgtcaatgacactgactctactccagccactttaataatgggaattgatgggaaatgatgtaaatatatcactagccactttaaacaatgcta encodes:
- the LOC121843568 gene encoding NLR family CARD domain-containing protein 3-like; amino-acid sequence: MKSDWSMNPPIYFREGDFSTEKRPIKQERPASPVPSCVSMKSDQSMGQPISFREGDFSTEQRNQQERSESEILSGQSSQSHQTDLASIFSLLEEKIMTFVKNELKMYKRILSPELPEGFESQKQDKEVVDAEDEQQEISAREGALKITLHVLRKMNQMELSETLENYSDDPAVICQRVLKSNLKKKFQCVFEGIAKQGNPILLNKIYTELYITEGGTGEVNNEHELRQIETTSRKQARPETPIKCNDIFKPVTGQDKPIRTVLTKGVAGIGKTVSVQKFILDWAEGKANQDVQFVFSFPFRELNLMKGEKHTFVNLFNHFSMETKQSRISNYDKYKVLFIFDGLDECRLPLDFQKNKICCDVTESTSVDVLLTNLIKGNLLPSALIWITTRPAAANKIPSECVDQVTEVRGFNDPQKEEYFRKRFSDEDLASRIISHIKTSRSLHIMCHIPVFCWISATVLEHMLKHQREEMPKTLTEMYTHLVVFHTKQKNEKYLGKEETGPHWNKESILSLGKLAFQQLVNGNLIFYEEDLKESGIDVNEASVYSGLCTQLFKEECGLYQDKVYCFVHLSIQEFLAAVYVFLSFINNNENLMDKLQTKDESEVTFYKSAVDKALQSETGNLDLFLRFLLGLSLESNQKHLRGLLTKTRSSSKTHEETVKYIKKKIRENPSPERSINLFHCLNELNDHSLVEEIQSYLRSGSHSEDKLSPGQWSALVFVLLTSEKELDVFDLKKYSRSEEGLLRLLPVVKASRAVLLSGCGVTEEGCASLVSALRSNPSHLREMDLSNNDLKDSGVKLLSAGLGNPHCKLETLRLSRCLVTEEGCASLVSALRSNPSHLRELDLSYNHPGDSGVRLLSAGLEDPHCRLEKLKTEHGGEYTMKPGLRKYVCDLTLDLNTVNRLLSLSEENRKVTCRREKQPYPDHPERFEDCGQVLCREGLTGRCYWEVEWSGRRADIGVTYKGISRRGGVQDCCLGFNDKSWILNCSDNSYIAWHNNNPTTIDVRHPSFHRVGVYLDWPAGTLSFYRVSSDTLTHLNTFTSTFTEPIYPGIHIWYDGDSVSLCQTQHDVSL